CTGTGAGTGGAGAGGGCCTTGCCGCAGGCTCCTggcccctctctcttctctggaGGGAGCGCTGGGCAGCCTGCTCAGCTCAACTCCCCAGAAATTCTTTCCTCGGCGCCAACGCCGGGCGGGTCCGCCCCGCCACGACTTGCACACCCACccgccacctcctcctcccctcaggGGCGGTCCGCGGTCGGGCCGCCGCACTCGCCATTGGCTGAAAAAGGTGCCTGTCCGCTCAGGTGTCCCGCCCCCTCTTTAACCCTTCCCTCCCAGAGCTAGCGGCGACAGGGCATCTTTGAGGGGACGCTCCCAGACTTTCGCCCATGTGGCCACCTTGCTTCCTTGGGCCCTTGGGGCCTGCGCAGCTGCCTCTAGTTGGGCCACGATCCTACTGTCAGGGGCTTGCCCGTGCCGTCCGGCTGTCCTGTACTTGCAACCCCAGACCTACCGGCCTACCCTCATCCTTCCTGGCCATGGGCACCCACTATTGGCGGCCCCTCCAGACACCCACCACCCCCTAGGTCTGGGTGGCCTCCAGGATGTCCTGACTCAGGAGAACCTTACCCTCTCACCCCGGCTGGCCAGGCTTAACCACAGCTGGCCAACTGATGCCCCAAAGCTGTGGAGGGGTCTCTGGCTGCAGGTGGGCATAGGGGAGGTGCTCCCAGCTCACTATTCTCACTTGATCCTCTGGGGTGTCCCTGCCTGTAGTGTCTAGAAGCCAAGTGGACCCCAGATGAGCCATATTAAAGAACATGTGTGCAACATGTGTGTGGGATGTATGAGTGCCTGTGTTcttctgggtgggagctggtcTGGGACAGAACTAGTTGCCACTAAAGCTGACCCCAGCTTAGCTCATGCCTGATGCCCCACACAAGCACCCTTGGGTGGCCAGGCCACCTGTCTGTCTCCCAGCCTGCCCTCCTAAAGCCCCTCCTCTTTCACCCCACCCCATGACTCggtccctcttctctcccctggCCACTGCCTGGGCTGGGCCTGCAGGCACTGGCCATCAGAGGGGTCTGTCTGTCACCTCCCTGCTGCAGAGCCTAATAGAGCCTGTGTTTCCTCACTCCGGCCctgggggaagtgaggcctgggAGAAGGTAAGACTGCAGCTGCCCACCCTTTTGTGACTGACCCTTCAATGCCCTCCCCCTCCACCCCAGTGGGGCTCTGCACTCAGGGAAGTCTGTGTGTGCTTGTCCCTGTGCTTGGGACACTGCCCGCTGGGTGTTCCCCTTGGGGCCTTCCACAAAGCATGCTTGGACAGCCAGCCAGGCTGGGGGAAGGGTGAAGGGggagcccccacccccaggaagaAAGAGTAGAGGCTGGAACTGGAGAATGGCTTGGGCCAGGGTTGAGGCCAGTTGGGTGTCAGGACCTGCCACAGGAAGGGGGCTCTCCAAGTTCCCTCGTGTCCCTGGGAGCCCTGGAGCCTCCGGAGTGGAGGAGGAAGTCCTTCTCTGGGTGACAGCAGCTCCGGGGTCTCAGGGCTCCTTCCTGGAACCTGGGAATTTCTGGGAGCTGCCAGCCCTGGTGGTGCccccttcattttcctttccttcctggccCTCATCCTGCAGCCTCGCTTCCCGGAACACCCACCCCAGGCCCCTGGGCCCCTCGGAGCTACCTGCTGCTGTCCTGATCCACCGAGCCTCCCCTCTGTGGAGGGCTCCTCCAGTAGCTCCTGCCTTCAGCCAACCCACCAGGGCAGCAAGCCAGCGTTGAGCACTGCCCGAAGCCTTGGAAAATGCGAGCTCAGAGTGGAGGACGAGCCCTCGCCTGCTGGAGGAGATGGCTTTGGAAGCAGAATCCACCCCAAACCCAGTTCCAGGCCCggcaggagggggtggggagaggaggaggaggcgctGAGCAGGGATGAGGCTTCGGGAAGGAATGCCCCGCTCCGCTGGAGCCCCCCCAGAGCCCCACTGGGAACTCATCTCTCTGCCTGGTGACGTCAGGCTGGCCCGAGCACTGCAGCCCGAGTCCAGCTGTTAATCTCTCCTGAATTCTGCTGCTAGGCCAGGCTGCCCAGAAGAGGGAGCACTGGGCTGTGCACTTGCCTGGCACTTTTGTCTTGTTCCCAGTGTGCATTTGCTGGCAGGCTGGCTGGTCCCCACCCCATTGTTTCAATGACTGAGGGGCTGATGCAGGGAAGTCGGGGCAGCGGCAGTGGGGTGAGGGATCCATGCAGGGGTGGTGCAGAATTGGCTGAGAGGCAGGCGACACCACCCAGGAGGCaccccactctccctcccaccTGGAATCTGTCGAGGGCCCCCTAAGGGCTTTTGGAGCCAGGAATTCCCCTTTCCCCAACTCTAATAGTAATCAGATGGTGCAAGTGGAAAATCACAACGCTCAGTGCGCAAAGAAATTGGCAGCTATGGTGCTGGTGTGAGTGCTGCTCAGTGGGAAGATGAgtcagcccccccaccccacctcgaGCCCCTAGGAGTCCTGGAACGGGTTAGTGCCCAGGGCACCCGGCCCAAGGCTGTGAGGGTTGGACCCAATGGGGTGGCTGTGAGGACAGTGTGGGGTGGCCCTCTCCTGCCCTGGGCCAACTTTCTCACGGTCCAGGGAGCCCAATGGAATCCTGAGCTTTCCCTGCAGGAACAAATGGTACCCAGACTGGGGGAGGTGTGCCTCCATGGGCACCTTGAAGAGACCCCCTGCCACTCCCCTGGAAACTCTACGCCTCTTCCTTGTCCAGCCCAAGTGTAAACCTTGGCAGGAGGGAGTTTCTCAGATCATTCCCTGTACAACCCAGCCCAGCTGCCTCCTGgggtcttttttggggggaggtcaGAGGGTTCTGAGATGCTGGAGGCTCATGGGCCACACCCGAGGCTGAGAGAGAGGCTggcaggcagcaggcagggtGATGACCCGTTCCCTCCTTTCCCAGGACAGCCAGCTGGGGCCCAGCTGGGCCGCTTGTTTACATGGGAGGCCGGGGGAGGCCGAATGCAGACAAGTTCCAAGTGTAATTGCGTTTGGACACTTAAAAGGAATTGTGTGAAGTGGGCAGAGGCTCTGAGGTCCACCGCCTTATTTGGTATGGAAATTTGTTTCTCTCAAAGTAAGTGAGAGGTGCTTGGTATGGGAAGCTCGCTCTCTGCCTGAGTTTGAGGAGTCCCACTGCTGATGTCTTGGTCTGTTGGGGCTGCTGTAACACAACAGCACAGATTGGGGGCCTCTAAACAACATTCTCactgtcctggaggctggaagtccaggatcaaggcACGGACAGATCtagtgtctggtgaggacctgATTCTTGGTTCAGAGACAGCTAacttcttgctgtgttctcagAAGGGGCAGGGAGCTGGCTGGGGCTCTTATAtaaaggacactaatcccattcaggaGAACACCACCCTCATGACCTGATCACCTCTCAAAGGACCCAGCTCTCTCATACCAGGGATTAGGTTTGCAAGTTGGAATTCCCAGGTCAGTGCACAAATATTCAGTCCGCAGCAGCCACCCTGGTCCTCACAGAggggtgggctgggctgggggatgGGCCAGAGGCTGAGCTCCCAAAGACACGGTTGGAAAGAGCTCCAGTGGCTACCTCCAGTCTTGGGTGAAATTCGGGTAATTTAGTTGCCCACCTTCAGCCTTGATTTTCTCACCTGTcaagtttgaaaaaataatgactcatgtcgggcatggtggctcatgcctgtaatatcagcacttttttgggttttgttttgtttagcagactctgaccagattcaaacctgccactcctGATGCACGGGGCCTGAGCTCTAACCATTGAGCATAGGTGCCAagcccttttttttgagacagaatctcactctgtcactctggtagagtgccattcgtcatagctcacagcaacctcaaactcctgggctcacgtgatcctcctgcctcagcctcctgagtataatcccagcactttctgaggccaagatgggaggattgcttgaggccaggagtttgaaaccagcctgaacaatgtAATgagaccatctctacaaaaaattgaaaaattagctaggcatgatggcatgtacctggtagtcccagctacttgggaggctgaagcaggaggatgatttgagcccaggaatttgaggttgcagtgagctgtgctgccactgCACATTAGcctgggacaaaaaaaaaaaaaataataataataataatgattcacAGACTCACAATAAGGGAAAGATCAGATCCTGGGTGGGAAAATTCTTCTCAAATCTTAGAAACACTGTGCCCTGGCTtggtggctcagtggctcagtggctTCATGGAgtcactctctccctcccttctctcttcactccttcctccctccaaccAGGCTCAGGGCTCTGGTGACCTGGAGATGAAGGAGGCATAGTCCTTGCTCTTCTGGTCTTCACTTTCTGTCTTCACACCCTGGACAGCCACTACTGCCATCAGGtgtcctccctgcccctcctagTAGAAAGGAACTTTGTTTTTAGTTGTCCCCGCCAGGAGCCTCACAAACAGACTCAGTGGTCCTATACTCCTCCCTAGGTCCTCTCCTAAGGGTCCGGGTCCGGACCTTCCTCTGCTGGGAGGCCTGAGAGGAAGAGACCAGTTCTGGGCAGAGATCTCTCTCCGCCAGGTCTGCCTGTGGGCCGTACGTGCATTACTGCTCCCTTGATGATGGGACCATTGTGGACCAGACCTCCGGGACTCTTCTGCAGCCAGCAAGGCAGCAGGGCCCTCTGACACCATCCTTGCACActacaagtatttactgagcacctgctgggtgccaggcactgtgctccaTGCTGATGAACAGGACAGGTAAGGTCCTTGCCTTCAGAGCTGATGTCAAGCTGGGAGGGAGACCAGAATCAAACGAAACACCTGTAAAACTGCACCTGCAACTAAGAAGGCACACAGGGGGCACAGAGATCTGGACCGCCTCCCTGAGGAGGTGACAGTGTAGTGATGGGGAAGGTGGGCATACGTGAgtgcttcattcctttctatggtGCTTGGCTCTGCTGGGGAGCATGCCAGTCCCCTCTCCCTTCTGTTTGACTCAACTCTTACAGAGGTAAGATTCTCCAGGAACCTCTGAGGCCCTCTTGTCTCAACTCTGAGATAAGTGATCTCTCCAAGGTCTAGCTAGCTGGCTTTCCTGATAGCGAAGGATGAGTGGGACCTCTCTTgccctttctgttcctctctccaGCTAGGCTGGGCCCTTCTGTGATAGAAGGTGCATCTTGGGAATCTGAGCAGAAGTCTACGTTTTCCTCTGTCCTGCATGTGGGaggctattcattcattcatttgtccacctgtctatccattcatctacccACTGGCACACTcacccatccttccatccacctacccatccacctacccatccatccactcatccatccacccatccactcatccatccatccatccatccatccatccatccacccatccatccacctacccatccactcatccatctacctatccatccatctacccatccatccactcatccatccacccatccacctatccactcatccacccatctatccatccttcCACTCAACCATCTACAAAACCATTCGGCCATTCACCCATCTGTTCATCTTTATCTTCATTGAACACATTAACCAACATGTTAATGCCAGGAAAAGAACTATGGAGGAACCAGACATGGAGTAGGTGGAGCAGGTGATAAATGGAAACACATGAACACAAGAATTCCAGCCTAAAGTCAGTGCAGTGAGGGTGCCAAACAGGTGGAGTGACAGAAACTTATGTtgtgggaaggggagggacaAGAGGTGACCTGATCCCCAGATCCTGAGATTTTGTGACTGTCTGTGGCCAAAGGGACTCTGCAGATTAGATGAAGGATCTTGAGCTGAAGACATTGTCCTAGAATGTCCAGGTGGGCCCCATGTAATCACAAGGTCCTTATACTACAGAGAATATCAGAGTGAGCAGTCGGAGAGTGATGTGAGGAAGGGGCcccaagccaaggaatgcaggcagcttctagaaactggaaaagacaaggaaatggaTAGTCCCTTAGAGTCTCCAGAAGGAGCCagccctgctgacatcttgattttagctTCTGATCTGTAGAACTGGTAAGTGAATATATTTGTATTGTTCTGAGCCACTAAGTTGGTGGTGGTTTGTTATCGCAGCAAAAGGAAACTGATGTATGAGGGGTGGAGGGATGGGTACCAGGCCAGTTTAGCAAGGGTGGGTGAGAAGCTCTTTCCACAGAGACAGTGCTTGAACTGAGAGCTGAAGATGGAGAATGAGAAGGCAGCTGTCCACTGAGTCCTCAGGGAAGCACTCCAGGATCcagaacagcatgtgcaaagtcCCTGAGGTGAGAAAGGCATGGCTAAAGAGCAGGAGAGGAGGACAAATGCCAGGTGCAGAGCTGCCTCTCCAAAGCCTGAGGTCAGAGTGCTCCTGTGTCCCTCCTCTCTAGTTTGCGGCTCTCTGCCCACTGGACAATGCCCCACCTCCCTGATGCCCGGATATTACTCAATAGTGCCcacttctcccccttcccctggcctctgccctgtGCAGGCCTCTGGCACTCCCACCAAGACCCCTGCTGGAGCCTGAGCTCCACTGCAGCTCCTTCCTTAGTGTGGGCGTCCACCGTGTGCACCCCCCCACCCTGTATTGGTGCACCCCCAGCCTGcccacctccagccccagggTCAGCCTTGAGGCCAGGCTTGGTCCATGCTCCCTGCCCCTGTTGCTGCCTGAAGTAAACCCAAGACGGCATGTCCTTGGATCATCTCAGCAGGAGACTGAACAATGAGCAGCCTTTAACAAGTTCACAGTCGCCTTTTTCATGCCTAAAAATAGTGAATGATAGTCATTAAATATCCAGTTGGTGTTCaaatcttctttccttctttttatactcTGCGTGTATGACTCAGGAGCCCCACAAGGCCCACCCCCACTGGTTGACATGCTCCTTTCAATGACTGGTGCCTCGAGTGTCTCCATCTCTCTGCCtcactcttcttcctccctcctccttcacccccaccccaggaaacaGACACATCACACTATTAGGGAAATAGTGGTCAATAGGAGTGTGGGTGGGGCAGAGGAATGgttactgtgcctggccagcacCCACGTGGGCACAGAAGCTGCAGAGGCCTGCAGAGGCCTGGGAGGGGTCATGTGGGGAGGCCTGCCTCCTGGGAATAAGAGCCCCATCTTACTCACCTTGCAAACCTCACTGCAAGTTCTCCATGTTGTGCTGTAACCCAGTAATTCACAGGAGGGAGCCGGGGAGCACCCGTTCCAGCAGCAGGAGGATGTCATGGGGCCAACAGCTGGCCAACACAGCCTGCCCCTTTGTAATTTGGTGTGATTATGTTCCTTCAACTAGACTTAAGTttttttgggggtgtgtgtgggaaATACAGGAATTTATTTGAGCGATGACCCCCAAGAAGCACTACAGGTAACTGGGGATGTGAGACAGGGAAGGAAAGAATTATGAGAATTTGCTCCCTCTTTGTGAAACAAACCTTCATTTCTGAAAGGTCTATGCCATCAGGGGCACTTCCTCTTTTGGGGTTCCTGTAGtttcccacaattttttttttttttgagacagtcttactctgttgccctgggtagagtgccgtggcgtcatcatagctcacagcaacgtcaaactcttgtgcttacctcagcctcccaaggctgctacgatgtccagctagtttttttctatttttagtagagatagggtctcactcttgctcaggctggttttaaactcctgagcttaggtgattcatctgcctcagcctcccagagtgctaggattatagtcgggagccactgtgcctggcttcccATAAATTTTCACCATAGGACAAGGGAGTATTAAGGGTGCCTCAGATAGTCTCCTGGCTTCCAGGCATAGGCCTCCCCATAGTGACCCGGTTCCTGTGGAGTTAGACCCACTTGTCCCAGTACCCTGCCTCCTCCCGTGCCCGCTGGCTCAGTGGTGGCTGGTTCAGAGTCTCTACTGCATCCTGCAGTCCCACAGCCCATCATTACCCAGCCAAGGAAAGGGCATCCTTCCATTCAAACGTGCTCTGCTTAGGGTGACAAGGAACTTGCCAAGTGGGCATAAATCTGCTG
This is a stretch of genomic DNA from Nycticebus coucang isolate mNycCou1 chromosome 14, mNycCou1.pri, whole genome shotgun sequence. It encodes these proteins:
- the LOC128565772 gene encoding uncharacterized protein LOC128565772; translated protein: MPDAPHKHPWVARPPVCLPACPPKAPPLSPHPMTRSLFSPLATAWAGPAGTGHQRGLSVTSLLQSLIEPVFPHSGPGGSEAWEKPRFPEHPPQAPGPLGATCCCPDPPSLPSVEGSSSSSCLQPTHQGSKPALSTARSLGKCELRVEDEPSPAGGDGFGSRIHPKPSSRPGRRGWGEEEEALSRDEASGRNAPLRWSPPRAPLGTHLSAW